One genomic region from Paracoccus pantotrophus encodes:
- the rimO gene encoding 30S ribosomal protein S12 methylthiotransferase RimO: protein MSQNPPLLRPDLAPSPIFDSAQGEGGRRDGQPTIGMVSLGCPKALVDSERILTRLRAEGYAISPDYKGAGAVIVNTCGFLDSAKAESLQAIGEALAENGKVIVTGCLGAEPEYITGAHPSVLAVTGPQQYEQVLDAVHSAVPPSPDPFVDLLPASGVKLTPRHYSYLKISEGCNHACKFCIIPDMRGKLVSRPAHAVIREAEKLVEAGVRELLVISQDTSAYGLDRKFAEERGHRAHITDLARDLGSLGAWVRLHYVYPYPHVRDLIPLMAEGLVLPYLDIPFQHAHPDVLKRMARPAAAAKTLDEIAAWRAACPEITLRSTFIVGYPGETEAEFQTLLDWLDEAQLDRVGCFQYENVKGARANELPDHLPDEVKQDRWDRFMQKAQAISEAKLAAKVGSRIEVIVDSVDDEGATCRTKADAPEIDGNLFIDQGFEALAPGDIVSVTVDEAGEYDLWGRL, encoded by the coding sequence ATGAGCCAGAACCCGCCCCTGTTGCGCCCCGATCTAGCCCCCAGCCCGATCTTCGACTCTGCACAAGGGGAGGGGGGGCGAAGGGACGGGCAACCGACCATCGGCATGGTCAGCCTCGGCTGTCCCAAGGCGCTGGTGGACAGCGAGCGCATCCTGACCCGCCTGCGGGCCGAGGGCTATGCCATCAGCCCCGACTACAAGGGCGCCGGCGCGGTGATCGTGAACACCTGCGGCTTCCTCGATTCGGCCAAGGCGGAATCGCTGCAGGCCATTGGCGAGGCGCTGGCGGAAAACGGCAAGGTCATCGTCACCGGCTGCCTGGGCGCCGAGCCCGAATATATCACCGGCGCGCATCCCTCGGTCCTGGCCGTGACGGGGCCGCAGCAATACGAGCAGGTGCTGGATGCGGTGCATTCTGCCGTGCCGCCCTCGCCCGATCCCTTCGTGGACCTGCTGCCGGCCTCGGGCGTGAAGCTGACGCCGCGCCATTACAGCTACCTGAAGATTTCCGAGGGCTGCAACCACGCCTGCAAGTTTTGCATCATCCCCGACATGCGCGGGAAACTGGTCAGCCGCCCGGCGCATGCGGTGATCCGCGAGGCCGAGAAGCTGGTCGAGGCCGGCGTGCGCGAGCTTCTGGTGATCTCGCAGGACACCTCGGCCTATGGGCTCGACCGCAAGTTCGCGGAGGAGCGCGGGCATCGGGCGCATATCACCGACCTGGCGCGCGACCTGGGGTCTTTGGGCGCCTGGGTGCGGCTGCATTACGTCTATCCCTATCCGCATGTGCGCGACCTGATCCCCTTGATGGCCGAGGGGCTGGTGCTGCCCTATCTGGACATCCCCTTCCAGCACGCCCACCCGGATGTGCTGAAGCGCATGGCGCGGCCGGCGGCGGCGGCCAAGACCCTGGACGAGATCGCCGCCTGGCGGGCCGCCTGTCCCGAGATCACCCTGCGCTCGACCTTCATCGTCGGCTATCCCGGCGAGACCGAGGCCGAGTTCCAGACCCTGCTGGACTGGCTGGACGAGGCGCAGCTGGACCGGGTCGGCTGCTTCCAATACGAAAACGTCAAGGGCGCGCGCGCCAACGAGTTGCCCGACCACCTGCCCGACGAGGTCAAGCAGGACCGTTGGGACCGCTTCATGCAGAAGGCGCAGGCGATTTCCGAGGCCAAGCTGGCGGCCAAGGTCGGCAGCCGCATCGAGGTGATCGTGGACAGCGTGGACGACGAGGGCGCGACCTGCCGCACCAAGGCCGATGCGCCGGAAATCGACGGCAACCTGTTCATCGACCAGGGGTTCGAGGCACTGGCGCCGGGCGACATCGTCAGCGTCACCGTGGACGAGGCCGGCGAATACGACCTCTGGGGCCGGCTCTAG
- a CDS encoding ABC transporter ATP-binding protein, with protein sequence MRPIIDIDHVSKRYGSGTVALNDVSLQIEEGEILALLGPNGAGKTTLISIICGLVVPSGGTVRVGGHDIGRDWRAARKLIGLVPQEVALEPFESVIDCVRFTRGLYGEPPDDAYIEQLLRSLALWDKREAKTRELSGGMKRRVLIAKALSHRPKVLFLDEPTAGVDVTLRREMWQVVRQLRAEGVTIILTTHYLEEAEDMADRIGVINRGELLLVRSKDALMGEFGKKRLTVSLSEPLAALPAELAGRGLVLSADGRELGYDYDTRAERTGIAHLLAELAGLGLAVRDVSTKQSSLEEIFMSLVEEETV encoded by the coding sequence ATGCGTCCGATCATCGACATCGACCATGTTTCCAAGCGCTACGGCAGCGGCACGGTGGCGCTGAACGACGTCTCGCTGCAGATCGAGGAGGGCGAGATCCTGGCGCTGCTCGGCCCGAACGGGGCGGGCAAGACCACGCTGATCTCGATCATCTGCGGCCTGGTGGTGCCCAGCGGCGGCACGGTGCGCGTCGGCGGCCACGACATCGGCCGCGACTGGCGCGCGGCGCGTAAGCTGATCGGTCTGGTCCCGCAAGAGGTCGCGCTGGAGCCCTTCGAGAGCGTCATCGACTGCGTGCGCTTTACCCGCGGGCTTTACGGCGAGCCGCCGGACGACGCCTATATCGAGCAATTGCTGCGCAGCCTGGCGCTGTGGGACAAGCGCGAGGCCAAGACGCGCGAGCTGTCGGGCGGCATGAAGCGCCGGGTGCTGATCGCCAAGGCGCTGTCGCACCGGCCCAAGGTGCTGTTCCTGGACGAGCCCACGGCGGGCGTGGACGTGACGCTGCGGCGCGAGATGTGGCAGGTGGTGCGGCAGTTGCGCGCCGAGGGCGTGACCATCATCCTGACCACGCATTACCTGGAAGAGGCCGAGGACATGGCTGACCGCATCGGCGTCATCAACCGCGGCGAATTGCTGCTGGTCCGGTCCAAGGACGCGCTGATGGGCGAATTCGGCAAGAAGCGCCTGACCGTCTCGCTTTCCGAGCCGCTGGCGGCGCTGCCCGCCGAACTGGCGGGGCGCGGGCTGGTGCTTTCGGCCGACGGGCGCGAACTGGGCTATGACTACGACACCAGGGCCGAGCGCACCGGGATCGCGCATCTGCTGGCCGAACTGGCGGGGCTGGGCCTGGCGGTGCGCGACGTGTCGACCAAGCAAAGCAGCCTTGAGGAAATCTTCATGTCGCTGGTCGAGGAGGAAACCGTATGA
- a CDS encoding lysophospholipid acyltransferase family protein — protein MSAYHPRRASILDWPRTVLYYLYAVLVTLVLGLWGLPQVLVHPERAHRVASLWLDQMLGAARLLLGVRIEYRGTPPAGECIVASKHQSFLDILALARACPRRAFVMKREVLRVPVMGWFARKVGCIPIDRARGKEAMKQIIAGIEAARARPEGLGQLIIYPEGTRTRPGQKLPYKHGAGTIQRATGLSIRPVAVNCGLFWPKRGIPIRGGIAVIEFLPPIPAGPRSSAVMELLEARIEAASDRLLAEAGGLPPA, from the coding sequence ATGAGCGCCTATCACCCGCGTCGGGCCTCGATCCTCGACTGGCCGCGCACGGTGCTTTATTACCTTTATGCGGTTCTGGTGACGCTGGTTCTGGGGCTGTGGGGCCTGCCGCAGGTGCTGGTCCATCCCGAGCGCGCGCATCGCGTGGCCAGCCTGTGGCTGGACCAGATGCTGGGCGCGGCGCGGCTGCTCCTGGGGGTGCGTATCGAATATCGCGGCACGCCGCCCGCGGGAGAATGCATCGTGGCCTCGAAGCACCAGAGCTTTCTCGACATCCTCGCGCTGGCCCGCGCCTGCCCGCGCCGCGCCTTCGTGATGAAGCGCGAGGTGCTGCGGGTGCCGGTCATGGGCTGGTTCGCGCGCAAGGTCGGCTGCATCCCCATCGACCGCGCGCGCGGCAAGGAGGCGATGAAGCAGATCATCGCCGGCATCGAGGCTGCCCGCGCCCGCCCCGAGGGTCTGGGCCAGCTTATCATCTATCCCGAGGGCACCCGCACCCGGCCGGGGCAGAAACTGCCCTACAAGCACGGCGCCGGCACGATTCAGCGCGCGACCGGCCTCTCCATCCGTCCCGTTGCGGTGAATTGCGGCCTGTTCTGGCCCAAGCGCGGCATCCCGATCCGCGGCGGCATCGCGGTGATCGAGTTCCTGCCGCCGATCCCGGCCGGCCCGCGCTCGAGCGCGGTGATGGAGCTTCTGGAGGCGCGGATCGAGGCCGCCAGCGACCGGCTGCTGGCCGAAGCGGGCGGCCTGCCGCCGGCCTGA
- a CDS encoding ABC transporter permease codes for MNWRSARAVFGHEMARFFRTIWQSLASPVLSTVLYFVVFGAAIGGRIQAVEGVAYGAFIVPGLMMLTVLQQSVANASFGIYFPKFAGTIYEILVAPTGWIEVTLGFVGAAATKAVMIALVILLTSFWFTGVHIAHPFWMLAFLVLTAIAFSLLGFIIGLWAKNFEQLQIVPMMVITPLVFLGGAFYSASMLPPFWEGVAKLNPVLYLISGFRWSFFGFADVPVGLSLGAVALMILVCMGAIRWIFLTGWRLRE; via the coding sequence ATGAACTGGCGTTCCGCCCGCGCCGTCTTCGGACATGAGATGGCGCGGTTCTTCCGCACGATCTGGCAGTCGCTGGCCTCGCCGGTGCTGTCCACGGTGCTTTACTTCGTTGTCTTCGGCGCCGCCATCGGCGGGCGCATCCAGGCGGTCGAGGGCGTGGCCTATGGCGCCTTCATCGTGCCGGGGCTGATGATGCTGACCGTGCTGCAGCAATCGGTGGCCAATGCCAGCTTCGGCATCTATTTCCCGAAATTCGCCGGCACGATCTACGAGATCCTCGTCGCGCCCACCGGCTGGATCGAGGTCACGCTGGGCTTCGTCGGCGCCGCCGCCACCAAGGCGGTGATGATCGCGCTGGTGATCCTTCTGACCAGCTTCTGGTTCACCGGCGTGCATATCGCGCATCCGTTCTGGATGCTGGCCTTCCTGGTCCTGACCGCCATCGCCTTTTCGCTGCTGGGCTTCATCATCGGCCTTTGGGCCAAGAATTTCGAGCAGTTGCAGATCGTGCCGATGATGGTCATCACGCCGCTGGTGTTCCTGGGCGGCGCCTTCTATTCGGCCTCGATGCTGCCGCCCTTCTGGGAGGGGGTCGCCAAACTCAACCCGGTGCTTTACCTGATCTCGGGCTTCCGCTGGAGCTTCTTCGGCTTTGCCGATGTGCCGGTCGGGCTGTCCTTGGGCGCGGTGGCGCTGATGATCCTGGTCTGCATGGGCGCGATCCGCTGGATCTTCCTGACCGGTTGGCGGCTGCGGGAGTGA
- a CDS encoding cell division protein FtsX codes for MKKADLKSLDLATLWRGLTRPDPAGTDRVVPPTGFTAQLTVFSAGAMAFLAVFALALALATGRLAERWSTELAQTVTVRISAPEDQIDEQTVTVMEALKTTPGIAEARLLPDDEVERLLEPWFGPDVPVEALPVPRLIEIAQAAEGFDAEALRLRLEGEAPGAVLDDHTRWRQPLVSAANRLRVLGLVSLLLIAAASGAMITLAAKAALAANGQVIRVLRLIGARDITIATAFVRRFTRRAAMGAAGGTVLGMAAIWALPSMDQAGSFLTGLGFQGWGWLWPLLIPPAAAAIGFVATRWAALKMLREVR; via the coding sequence GTGAAGAAAGCCGATCTGAAATCGCTGGACCTGGCAACGCTGTGGCGGGGGCTGACCCGGCCCGACCCGGCGGGAACGGACCGCGTGGTGCCGCCGACCGGCTTCACCGCGCAGCTGACGGTGTTCTCGGCTGGCGCCATGGCCTTCCTGGCGGTCTTTGCCCTGGCGCTGGCGCTGGCCACCGGCCGGCTGGCCGAACGCTGGTCGACCGAGCTGGCCCAGACCGTGACCGTGCGCATCTCGGCCCCCGAGGACCAGATCGACGAGCAGACCGTGACGGTGATGGAGGCGTTGAAGACCACCCCCGGCATCGCCGAGGCGCGGCTCTTGCCCGATGACGAGGTGGAAAGGCTGCTCGAGCCCTGGTTCGGTCCCGATGTCCCGGTCGAGGCCCTGCCGGTGCCGCGCCTGATCGAGATCGCCCAGGCCGCCGAGGGTTTCGATGCCGAGGCGCTGCGCCTGCGGCTGGAGGGCGAGGCGCCGGGCGCGGTGCTGGACGACCATACCCGCTGGCGCCAGCCGCTGGTCTCGGCGGCGAACCGGCTGCGGGTGCTGGGGCTTGTCTCGCTGCTGCTGATCGCTGCCGCCTCGGGGGCGATGATCACGCTGGCCGCGAAGGCGGCGCTGGCGGCAAACGGGCAGGTGATCCGGGTGCTGCGCCTGATCGGGGCGCGCGACATCACCATCGCCACCGCCTTCGTGCGCCGCTTTACCCGCCGCGCCGCCATGGGTGCGGCCGGGGGCACGGTGCTGGGCATGGCGGCGATCTGGGCGCTGCCCTCGATGGACCAGGCGGGCAGTTTCCTGACCGGGCTGGGGTTTCAGGGCTGGGGCTGGCTCTGGCCCCTGCTGATCCCGCCCGCCGCCGCCGCCATCGGATTCGTCGCGACCCGCTGGGCGGCGCTGAAGATGCTGCGCGAGGTGCGCTGA